Proteins from a genomic interval of Gloeocapsopsis sp. IPPAS B-1203:
- a CDS encoding TolC family protein: protein MRINILSYTRYFIAVSISTVTALGNIEPSRSQNILSITQQNIDSSSKSIQSQANEFSKQLQDVIVPVRTSTPVQNNLNSTPSSSPSPGLSTEAPNYLNPNPNPLQFPTRPEDVRVQGTQPITLQQALELAQRNNRQLQVARLTVERSREVLREARSALYPSVGVNSGISRSRSAQSELQQRIQENQGIPQTDEGSISTVLNGTAELSYNLYTSGERSSRIRAAEEQVRLSELQLEQATEELRLNVADDYYNLQAADELVRINQSAVTNAQASLRDAQALEQAGVGTRFAVLQAEVQLANATQDLTNALGQQQTSRRQLASRLSIAQSVNVSAADPVQLSGLWNLPLEDSIVLAFRNRAELEQQLAQRNISEAQRRLALSQLRPRVSLVTSYNVLDVFNDGAGLADGYSLGANVSLNLYDGGAARARARQEEANIAIAETNFADTRNQVRFEVEEAYNTLQSNLANIQTASVALEQAREALRLARLRFQAGVGTQTEVIDAENDLTNAEGNRVTAILDYNRALARLQRAASSDPQSGGLE from the coding sequence GTGAGAATTAATATTTTGAGCTATACTCGCTACTTTATAGCTGTAAGTATAAGTACAGTAACGGCTTTAGGAAACATTGAGCCAAGTAGGTCTCAAAACATTTTATCAATTACTCAGCAAAACATTGATAGTTCGAGTAAGAGTATTCAATCTCAGGCAAACGAATTTTCTAAGCAACTACAAGATGTAATAGTACCAGTGCGTACAAGCACTCCAGTTCAAAACAATTTAAACTCTACTCCCAGTAGCTCCCCTAGTCCAGGGTTATCAACAGAAGCTCCAAATTATCTCAATCCCAATCCCAACCCACTACAATTTCCCACACGACCGGAAGATGTACGCGTTCAGGGTACGCAGCCAATTACACTACAACAAGCGTTGGAACTGGCACAGCGAAACAATCGACAGCTACAAGTCGCTCGATTAACAGTTGAACGCAGTCGTGAGGTATTACGCGAAGCACGTTCCGCATTGTATCCTAGTGTTGGTGTAAATTCAGGAATTTCGCGCTCGCGCTCAGCCCAATCGGAGTTGCAGCAACGTATTCAAGAAAATCAAGGCATTCCCCAAACGGACGAAGGTTCAATCAGCACCGTGCTAAATGGAACAGCAGAACTGAGTTACAACCTTTATACTTCCGGCGAAAGAAGTTCGCGAATTCGTGCTGCCGAAGAACAAGTGCGTTTGAGTGAATTGCAATTAGAGCAAGCTACAGAAGAGTTGCGTTTGAATGTTGCAGATGATTACTACAATTTGCAAGCAGCTGATGAACTAGTCCGGATCAATCAATCTGCTGTCACCAATGCTCAAGCGAGTTTACGCGATGCCCAAGCGTTAGAGCAAGCAGGAGTAGGAACTCGGTTTGCTGTACTACAAGCGGAAGTACAGTTAGCAAACGCTACACAAGATTTAACTAATGCGTTGGGTCAACAACAAACAAGTCGTCGTCAGCTAGCATCGCGACTGAGTATCGCCCAATCGGTAAATGTTTCTGCGGCTGACCCCGTGCAACTATCAGGGTTGTGGAATTTGCCTCTAGAAGACAGTATTGTGCTAGCATTTCGCAATCGTGCCGAACTCGAACAACAACTCGCGCAGCGTAATATCAGCGAAGCACAGCGACGCTTGGCATTATCTCAATTAAGACCACGAGTAAGTTTGGTTACAAGTTATAATGTTCTAGATGTGTTTAATGATGGAGCTGGTCTAGCTGATGGTTACTCGCTGGGAGCCAACGTGTCGTTAAATTTATATGATGGGGGAGCCGCCCGCGCTAGAGCAAGACAAGAAGAAGCTAATATTGCGATCGCCGAGACGAATTTTGCCGACACGCGCAACCAAGTCCGTTTTGAAGTAGAAGAAGCTTACAACACTCTCCAATCAAATTTAGCCAACATTCAAACTGCATCGGTCGCATTAGAACAAGCACGCGAAGCTTTGCGATTGGCTCGCTTACGCTTCCAAGCCGGAGTCGGGACGCAAACCGAAGTCATCGATGCAGAAAACGACCTCACCAACGCCGAAGGCAATCGCGTCACGGCAATTTTAGACTACAATCGGGCGTTGGCAAGACTACAGCGCGCAGCTAGTTCAGATCCGCAATCTGGAGGACTTGAGTAA
- a CDS encoding DUF1830 domain-containing protein: MAQMSAALFDERFEQILCGYVNTTRQVQILRIANPISSWFERVIFPGQRILFFALPITYLEIYSSEIPSTVLMDKILCDRLRINS, encoded by the coding sequence ATGGCTCAAATGTCTGCTGCTCTATTTGATGAACGCTTTGAACAAATTCTTTGTGGCTATGTTAATACTACAAGACAAGTTCAAATTTTGCGGATTGCCAACCCAATTAGTAGCTGGTTTGAACGAGTTATTTTTCCAGGACAACGTATCTTGTTCTTTGCACTACCAATTACTTATTTAGAAATCTACAGTAGCGAAATACCTAGTACAGTCTTAATGGACAAGATTCTATGCGATCGCTTGCGTATTAATTCATAA
- the rppB gene encoding two-component system sensor histidine kinase RppB: MNQNKLFYLTRWKLAGCYSAAMGLVLSICALGLYQALVHAHWQTLDRELESVAGTLHDSVESVLKQPGRVEPTAQQLLPERKPQQHILGAIHQGDYFVRLLNTAGQTVTTAGFQPEGLPTTSGEITWQTVQDTKGNRYHQISLPLHTQDNRPWGYMQMGRSLNDVDNYLANVKLVLLLGLPIAMVLVGGASWWLAGFAMQPIYESYSQIQQFTADVAHELRTPLAAVAATVESVSGMPNLPESEARNILRTIERQNRRLTTLVADLLLLARIERQPIPIRRQVCYLNDIVSDLVEELAALAIAAKVTISYGARVHRPIKVIGDEEQLYRLVSNIIVNAIQYTPTDGQVNVTLNYSDHHGIIQVQDTGIGIAPLEQKRIFDRFYRVSSDRARHTGGSGLGLAIAQAIVQTHGGSLQVQSELGRGSTFTIRLPSIINQSSNLKLAKQ, encoded by the coding sequence ATGAACCAAAATAAGCTTTTTTATCTGACTCGTTGGAAGTTAGCAGGTTGCTACTCTGCTGCGATGGGTTTAGTCTTAAGTATATGTGCGCTGGGTTTATACCAAGCGCTTGTTCATGCCCATTGGCAAACTTTAGATCGAGAACTAGAGTCAGTTGCTGGAACATTACATGATAGTGTTGAAAGTGTATTAAAGCAGCCTGGACGTGTAGAACCAACTGCTCAGCAACTCTTACCAGAACGGAAGCCGCAACAACATATCCTTGGAGCTATTCACCAAGGCGATTACTTTGTAAGGTTATTAAATACGGCGGGACAGACGGTTACTACGGCGGGGTTTCAGCCAGAGGGATTACCTACTACATCAGGAGAGATTACTTGGCAAACAGTTCAAGATACTAAAGGAAATCGCTATCATCAAATTTCCTTACCACTGCACACGCAAGACAATCGCCCTTGGGGATATATGCAGATGGGACGAAGTCTCAACGATGTCGATAATTACCTTGCTAATGTGAAACTAGTTTTATTGCTGGGTTTACCAATTGCTATGGTTTTAGTAGGCGGTGCGAGTTGGTGGTTAGCAGGATTTGCAATGCAACCCATTTACGAATCATACAGCCAAATTCAACAGTTTACCGCAGATGTTGCTCACGAACTGCGAACGCCTTTAGCAGCAGTTGCTGCAACGGTAGAATCAGTATCGGGAATGCCTAACTTACCTGAATCAGAAGCACGGAATATCTTACGCACAATTGAGCGTCAGAATCGGCGGCTCACGACATTGGTTGCTGATTTACTACTACTTGCTCGTATAGAGCGACAACCCATACCAATACGACGCCAAGTTTGTTATCTGAATGATATTGTTAGCGATTTAGTCGAAGAACTTGCAGCCTTAGCGATCGCAGCTAAAGTAACAATCAGTTATGGGGCAAGGGTACATCGACCGATAAAAGTTATCGGTGATGAGGAACAGTTGTATCGCTTGGTTTCTAATATTATTGTTAATGCTATTCAATATACCCCTACAGATGGTCAAGTGAATGTTACGTTGAATTACAGCGATCACCATGGAATTATTCAAGTTCAAGACACAGGTATTGGCATTGCACCTTTAGAGCAAAAACGGATTTTCGACCGCTTCTATCGCGTCAGTAGCGATCGCGCTCGTCATACAGGTGGTTCAGGGTTAGGGTTGGCGATCGCGCAAGCAATCGTCCAAACACACGGAGGTAGCTTACAGGTGCAGAGTGAACTAGGTAGAGGTAGCACTTTTACGATTCGGTTGCCTTCAATAATCAATCAATCTTCAAACCTTAAGCTGGCTAAACAGTAA
- the rppA gene encoding two-component system response regulator RppA — translation MRVLLVEDEPDLGCAIKRTLNQERYIVDLVLNGTEAWNYLDGQWTQYTLAIFDWLLPGVSGLELCKRLRLRGSCLPVLMLTAKDRMEDKVVGLDAGADDYLVKPFGMAELLARLRALQRRSPQLSPQKLQVGSLSLDYTTRTVSIQNQSTNAQVVPLTTKEFQLLEYFMKHSNQIVTSEQIRHQLWEVSAEPTSNVVAAQMRLLRRKLGQFGNDGLIETLHGMGYRLNATHEPK, via the coding sequence ATGAGAGTGCTGTTAGTTGAGGATGAACCAGATTTAGGATGTGCAATCAAGCGTACTCTAAATCAGGAAAGATACATAGTTGACTTAGTTTTGAATGGTACTGAAGCGTGGAACTATTTAGATGGTCAGTGGACACAATATACACTAGCCATTTTTGATTGGTTACTTCCAGGAGTATCTGGTTTAGAACTATGCAAGCGGTTACGACTTCGGGGTAGCTGTTTACCAGTGTTGATGCTTACAGCTAAAGATCGCATGGAAGATAAGGTTGTAGGATTAGACGCTGGAGCAGATGATTATCTCGTCAAACCATTTGGTATGGCAGAATTGCTAGCACGATTGCGAGCATTGCAGCGGCGATCACCTCAACTTTCACCCCAAAAACTTCAAGTAGGTAGCCTTAGCTTAGATTACACTACGCGCACAGTTAGTATTCAGAATCAGTCAACTAATGCACAAGTGGTTCCTCTAACAACAAAGGAGTTTCAACTGCTAGAGTATTTCATGAAGCATTCCAACCAAATTGTTACCAGTGAGCAAATTCGTCATCAATTGTGGGAAGTAAGCGCCGAACCAACCAGCAATGTAGTAGCTGCTCAGATGCGTTTATTGCGACGTAAATTAGGTCAGTTTGGAAACGATGGTTTGATTGAAACTCTACACGGCATGGGATATCGACTAAATGCAACCCATGAACCAAAATAA
- a CDS encoding DUF2808 domain-containing protein: protein MKKLISLTTLTLLSIYSVPAAFAEGVPGETSFSHLFHSNAHPNDARALSAMHHFKLHVQGSDLSQISIDLPEGVKIRRGVEVTDQSGKKLDADVSINDKKATVAFSRPVSPETILTVSMKGVQTPFPGYRKTWRYSVSGKNQNMEEDVLFGTAQIQTYE from the coding sequence ATGAAAAAACTAATTTCGCTTACTACTTTGACTTTATTGAGTATATATTCAGTCCCAGCTGCTTTTGCGGAGGGAGTTCCAGGTGAAACATCTTTTTCTCATCTCTTTCATAGCAATGCACATCCCAATGATGCTCGCGCTTTAAGCGCTATGCATCATTTTAAACTACACGTTCAAGGGAGCGATTTATCACAAATTTCAATAGATTTACCAGAGGGCGTTAAGATTAGGCGAGGAGTTGAAGTTACGGATCAATCTGGCAAGAAATTAGATGCTGATGTTTCTATCAATGACAAAAAAGCTACTGTCGCTTTTTCTCGACCAGTATCTCCAGAAACAATTCTTACAGTTTCGATGAAAGGAGTCCAAACTCCATTTCCTGGATACAGAAAAACTTGGCGTTATTCGGTAAGTGGCAAAAATCAAAATATGGAAGAAGATGTTTTATTTGGTACAGCTCAAATCCAAACTTATGAGTAG
- a CDS encoding DUF2808 domain-containing protein has product MNKLIFSTVFTIAIASSVPDALAGGVLRDAKASHLVHSGAHPNNARLSATHHFEVHVQGGDLSQLTIDVPKGMKVSDRIVVTDESGKKIDNTISVNDRKIAIAFSQPIRTGTTLSVSMKGVRSQLSLLGRVWLYPVYARKTGMTEDIRIGMARIQTY; this is encoded by the coding sequence ATGAATAAATTAATCTTCTCTACTGTTTTTACAATCGCGATCGCGTCTTCAGTTCCAGATGCTTTAGCAGGAGGAGTTTTACGTGATGCGAAAGCTTCTCATCTTGTTCATAGTGGAGCACATCCCAACAATGCTCGTTTATCTGCAACACATCATTTTGAAGTACACGTTCAGGGTGGTGATTTGTCACAACTTACTATTGATGTACCAAAGGGAATGAAAGTAAGCGATCGCATTGTTGTTACTGATGAATCTGGCAAAAAAATTGATAATACGATTTCTGTCAACGATAGGAAGATTGCGATCGCTTTTTCACAACCTATACGTACAGGTACAACGCTATCAGTCTCTATGAAAGGAGTTAGATCGCAATTATCATTGCTTGGTCGTGTATGGCTTTACCCAGTTTACGCAAGGAAGACAGGAATGACCGAAGACATAAGAATTGGTATGGCTAGAATTCAAACGTATTGA
- a CDS encoding iron uptake porin translates to MQKLFWSVLKLSPTLLSAIFLLLERTQASEVPVRALVSNSSTIVTTQDSTSLKQNSINPQVFVASTTSSIKSVSEDILSSSRPQPPDVKLANTYQTIENPSALDALAQVTSVSQLSDVQPSDWAFQALQSLVERYGCIAGYPDSTYRGNRALTRYEFAAGLNACLDRVNELITTATADAVNREDLATLQRLQEEFSAELATLRGRVDALEAQTAELEANQFSTTTKLGGEVVFGLADVFGDSAVGGSDLEYNTIAAVRARLNFDTSFTGRDLLRTRLQARNIDNNTGETGTSMTRLGFDGDEGNDVIIDDFFYRFPLNNQFRVFLALNSFEPRDFIDVVSPFYSSGDGAVSRFGRLNPVLRIPDDSSGLAFDFKLNDTFTLAAGYLVPTDFASNPSQKAGLSDGAYAAFTNVVFNATNNFKLGLSYVRSYAPGGEVNLTGSTGSGIAQDPLGVATSADSVGAQAQLGVGEGLILSGWAGYTWAKAQASGLGVIEGNEARIFNWAAAVSFPDLGKEGNLASIIFGQPPKVVDSDLIEDQNTSYHLEGFYRFKLTENVSITPGAFVIFNPEHNNDNDTIYVGTIRTTFEF, encoded by the coding sequence ATGCAGAAACTTTTCTGGAGTGTTTTAAAACTAAGCCCAACACTCTTAAGTGCTATATTTCTTTTGCTTGAACGCACTCAAGCTAGTGAAGTACCTGTGAGGGCGTTAGTATCTAACTCTTCTACTATTGTTACAACTCAAGATAGCACTTCACTAAAACAAAACTCCATCAATCCACAAGTTTTTGTAGCAAGCACTACTTCTTCTATCAAAAGTGTTTCAGAAGATATCTTGTCTTCTTCCAGACCTCAACCTCCAGATGTAAAGCTAGCTAATACTTATCAAACTATCGAAAATCCCTCAGCTTTGGATGCACTAGCTCAAGTTACATCAGTTTCTCAATTATCTGACGTACAACCCAGCGATTGGGCATTCCAGGCACTGCAATCTTTAGTAGAACGTTATGGCTGTATTGCTGGGTACCCTGATAGTACTTATAGGGGCAATCGGGCTTTGACGCGCTATGAATTTGCTGCTGGTTTAAATGCTTGTTTAGACCGAGTAAACGAACTCATTACCACAGCAACCGCAGACGCAGTGAATCGGGAAGACCTAGCAACTTTACAGCGATTACAAGAAGAATTTTCAGCAGAACTAGCCACATTGCGCGGTCGCGTGGATGCATTAGAAGCACAAACAGCCGAACTAGAAGCTAATCAGTTCTCTACTACTACAAAGTTAGGTGGGGAAGTTGTATTTGGCTTAGCTGATGTTTTTGGTGATTCAGCTGTTGGTGGAAGTGACTTAGAGTACAATACCATTGCTGCTGTCCGCGCGCGATTAAACTTTGATACTAGCTTTACTGGTAGAGATCTTTTAAGAACTCGTTTACAAGCTCGTAATATTGATAACAACACTGGAGAAACTGGTACCTCAATGACCCGCTTGGGATTTGATGGTGACGAAGGTAATGATGTTATTATTGATGACTTCTTTTACCGTTTTCCACTCAACAACCAGTTTAGAGTCTTTCTTGCACTCAACAGTTTTGAACCAAGAGATTTTATTGATGTAGTCAGCCCTTTCTATAGTAGTGGTGATGGGGCTGTTTCCCGTTTTGGTCGTCTCAATCCAGTTTTGCGAATACCAGATGACAGTTCAGGGCTTGCGTTTGACTTTAAGCTAAATGACACCTTTACTTTAGCTGCTGGATATTTAGTCCCAACTGATTTTGCTAGTAACCCTAGTCAAAAGGCTGGTCTTTCTGATGGTGCATATGCAGCTTTCACCAATGTAGTCTTTAATGCAACCAATAATTTTAAACTAGGTTTATCTTATGTCCGTTCTTATGCGCCTGGGGGTGAGGTCAATCTCACAGGCAGTACAGGTAGTGGCATTGCTCAAGACCCATTAGGAGTTGCAACTTCAGCTGATTCTGTTGGCGCACAAGCACAGTTAGGAGTAGGTGAAGGTTTGATTTTATCAGGTTGGGCTGGTTATACCTGGGCTAAAGCACAAGCTAGTGGTTTAGGTGTTATTGAGGGAAATGAAGCCAGGATTTTTAATTGGGCTGCGGCGGTTTCTTTTCCAGATTTGGGCAAAGAAGGTAATCTTGCTTCTATTATCTTTGGTCAACCACCGAAGGTAGTCGATAGCGATCTGATAGAGGATCAAAATACCTCTTATCATCTTGAAGGTTTTTACCGTTTTAAACTCACAGAAAATGTTTCAATTACTCCAGGAGCATTTGTAATTTTCAATCCAGAACATAACAATGATAATGACACAATCTATGTTGGAACAATTCGGACTACCTTTGAATTCTAA
- a CDS encoding iron uptake porin: MEKAYINLGIFCVIGALAPILPAFATNDLGGQVAQASTLMAQSDTIYHTKVYSFSENLVAQKAPITSVSQLSDVQPSDWAFQALRTLVERYSCLAGYSDNLFRGDRVLNRYEFAASLDTCLKRVNKQIATAKAELFPEEDLATLQKLQEDFADELTVLGNRVDALEVATAELKADQFSTTTKLNGEVIFALSTASRNNKAIPSNVSTSSVSDVDSNLSFSQRAILNLETSFTGQDALIVSVYGNNFPDFLDVTGSKMARLVYEQDTGGSTENDFGLFYLSYQFPIGERLNVLVEPYGGVLSDFVDTINPFLGSAGDGSISAFGNRNPIYWQSSFGAGVGVTYNFSNTASLSLGYLATEASNPNSGLTGGSYGAIAQLTLRPAEAINLGLTYVRSFNGFSNVGVGSIYANDPFDGADNIANSYGFEASFQISPQMAVGGWVGYVQTEAISGANEGANATILNYAITLAFPDLFQEGNLAGIVLGIPPKVTSNEINLREDKDTSLHLEAFYRFQLTKNIGITPGILVITNPEHNKANNTIYIGTLRTTFSF; this comes from the coding sequence GTGGAAAAAGCTTATATAAACTTGGGGATATTTTGCGTAATTGGAGCGCTTGCCCCAATTCTACCTGCGTTTGCAACAAACGATCTGGGTGGACAAGTCGCACAAGCTTCTACTTTAATGGCTCAATCCGACACTATTTACCATACTAAAGTTTATAGCTTTTCTGAGAATTTAGTAGCTCAAAAAGCTCCCATCACTTCAGTCTCGCAACTATCTGACGTACAGCCAAGTGACTGGGCATTCCAAGCTTTGCGAACATTAGTCGAACGGTATAGTTGTCTTGCAGGGTATTCAGATAATCTATTTCGTGGCGATCGCGTATTAAACAGATATGAGTTTGCTGCTAGTTTAGATACTTGTTTAAAACGAGTCAATAAACAGATTGCAACTGCAAAAGCCGAGCTATTTCCTGAAGAAGATCTAGCCACTTTACAAAAGTTACAAGAAGATTTTGCAGATGAACTTACTGTTTTAGGGAATCGAGTAGATGCACTAGAAGTAGCTACAGCAGAATTGAAAGCAGATCAATTTTCTACTACAACTAAGCTTAATGGAGAAGTTATATTTGCTCTTAGTACAGCGTCTAGAAATAACAAAGCTATTCCTTCTAATGTCTCAACTAGTTCAGTTAGCGATGTTGATAGTAACCTCTCGTTTAGCCAACGAGCAATTTTGAATCTTGAAACTAGTTTTACTGGACAAGACGCACTCATTGTTTCAGTTTACGGCAATAATTTTCCAGATTTTCTTGACGTTACTGGAAGCAAAATGGCACGACTGGTTTACGAGCAAGATACTGGTGGATCTACCGAAAATGATTTTGGGTTGTTTTATCTTTCCTATCAATTTCCTATTGGAGAACGTTTAAATGTTTTGGTTGAGCCATACGGTGGAGTTTTAAGTGATTTTGTAGATACAATAAATCCTTTTTTAGGAAGTGCAGGAGATGGTTCAATCTCTGCTTTCGGCAACCGCAACCCCATTTACTGGCAAAGTAGTTTTGGTGCAGGAGTTGGCGTAACATATAATTTTAGTAACACGGCTAGTTTATCACTAGGCTATCTTGCTACCGAAGCTAGCAATCCTAACTCCGGACTAACTGGCGGCTCTTATGGGGCGATCGCTCAGCTAACCTTGCGACCAGCTGAAGCTATCAATTTAGGTTTAACTTATGTGCGCTCTTTCAACGGTTTCAGTAATGTAGGAGTTGGAAGCATATACGCTAACGATCCTTTTGATGGAGCAGACAATATAGCTAATTCTTATGGTTTTGAAGCAAGCTTTCAGATTAGTCCTCAGATGGCAGTCGGTGGATGGGTTGGTTATGTTCAAACTGAAGCTATTTCAGGAGCTAACGAAGGAGCCAATGCAACTATATTGAACTATGCTATTACTTTAGCTTTTCCAGACCTTTTTCAAGAAGGTAACTTAGCAGGAATTGTTCTTGGTATACCACCCAAAGTCACAAGTAATGAAATTAATTTACGTGAAGATAAAGATACATCTTTGCATCTAGAAGCTTTTTACCGGTTTCAACTCACTAAAAATATTGGAATCACTCCAGGTATACTAGTTATCACTAATCCAGAACATAACAAAGCTAATAATACTATTTATATAGGAACACTCCGAACTACTTTTTCCTTTTAA